In the Streptomyces sp. WMMC940 genome, CCTCGCTGACGCTGTCCAGGGAGGCGATCGACTCGGCGATCTCGGGGATGCGGTCCACACTGGTCTTGATGAGCACGATCGCGGTGATCACGGCTGTCCTTCTCCCTCGGTGGCCGCTGCTGGGGGTTTCACTCTAGCGGCCTGCCGGAATCGGCCCCACGCGTAGAGGAATCCGATGCCGAACCCCACCAGATGTGCCAGATACGCCACCCCGGGCCCCGTGGACGAGCTCTGGGCCTCCGCCAGCCACTGCAGGACGAACCAGAAGACCAGCACGATCCAGGCGGGGAAGCGCAGCGGCAGGAAGAAGAGGAAGGGGTAGAGGCTTGTCACCCGCCTCCTCGGGAAGAGGCAGAGAAAGGCGCCCAGCACGCCCGAGATGGCTCCGGACGCCCCCACGAGCGTGTGGTCCGACTCCGCGTTGGCCGCCGCGTAGGCGAGGAGCGCCAGATAGCCGCACCCCAGGTAGAAGAGCGCGAACTCCGCGTGCCCCATGCGTTCTTCGACCATGGCGCCGAAGACGTGGAGGAAGAGCATGTTGCCCAGCAGATGGAGCCAGCTGCCGTGCACGAAGAGCGCGGTCAGCGGGGTGAGCAGGGCCCTCGGGGAGCCCCCCGTCAGTTCGCTCGGGATCACTCCCCAGCGTTCGAAGTGGACGGCCTGGGCGGTGAGCAGGGCTTCTCCGGTGCCGTACGACGGGTTGAGCCCGGAGACCGGACCGACGACGAACAGGAGGCAGCACATGCCGATCGCTCCGTAGGTCACCACCGGGCCGGTCGTCATGCCCCGTACCGCTGTCCACCGATCGATCATGCCCAGAGCATGGCGTACCGGGACCGATGCGGTCGGACCGCCTCGCCGTGTCACGGCGGACCCGTGAGGTCGTAGGGTTACGGGCAGTAGGCACGAGGAGACGAGGACGGCAGATGACGACGGTACCCATGCCGACGGAGACCACCCGGTGGCGCTGCACCCTGTGCGGCAATCTCACCCGCTTCGACGTGACCCGGTCCTCCAAGGTCGTCGAGTACGTCCATCTGGATCTGGCGGGGGAGCCCAAGGTGGAGGAGCGCGAGGTGGTGAGTGAGACCATCGAGTCGGTCCGCTGCCGATGGTGCAACGCCGTGGACCAGATCGAACTGGTGGACAGGCCGGGCAGCGGCTCCTGACGGAGCCGTGCGACCCGCGGGAAGACAGTGGGGTGACGGATCGTGGAGCAGCCCGAGAGC is a window encoding:
- a CDS encoding rhomboid family intramembrane serine protease translates to MIDRWTAVRGMTTGPVVTYGAIGMCCLLFVVGPVSGLNPSYGTGEALLTAQAVHFERWGVIPSELTGGSPRALLTPLTALFVHGSWLHLLGNMLFLHVFGAMVEERMGHAEFALFYLGCGYLALLAYAAANAESDHTLVGASGAISGVLGAFLCLFPRRRVTSLYPFLFFLPLRFPAWIVLVFWFVLQWLAEAQSSSTGPGVAYLAHLVGFGIGFLYAWGRFRQAARVKPPAAATEGEGQP